In Rosa chinensis cultivar Old Blush chromosome 1, RchiOBHm-V2, whole genome shotgun sequence, a genomic segment contains:
- the LOC112189283 gene encoding F-box protein At3g54460, producing MDDDATTSFADHKLCGFLYAVLAVTSPADPPDLPFGTRFRAAPDVSFKSQNDDAVVLSPVPENSSDSEQCEGELGRRTRTRKRSIGLVNGSISVVHQLHALVMNKCIKIDALLVRVEAAGVGGQQLRAVLLVDVYLPIELWCGWQFPKSRSIAGALFRHLSSDWGERSAMLADKDYLENNLGGGRNIWNLSDCHVFGCKLHHNFTDSSKKKLFELHEIFKSLPSVAETGNPSSARIQPVDDSCKAGIWDISDDILLNILATLNPMDLVRVSATCCHLRTLAVSIMPCMKLKLFPHQQVAVEWMLQREKKAKVLPHPLYLAFSTEDGFSFCINTISGEIVTGEAPTISDFHGGMFCDEPGLGKTITALSLILKTQGTLATPPDGVQVNWCTHNGDQKCGYYELDGDDVAGSSMLPIKRDMGQKAQNGLGDSKYCRSKRARLLLDEQIPGFTNSCPGKVMETPAAAYSNSAVCVVRCSRSLSGIKKDLLPSFQGASSYPKQTKAGKNSSRLSNDTWVQCDVCRKWRKLPESSIADASAPWFCSMNSDPFYQSCSVPEESYDNSEPITHLLGFYTKGTAGGEEQNVSFFISVLKERYALINSITKKALSWLAKLSSDQLSVMETVGLRSPFVSSCVELGDAYPFQELFQAFGLKRRVEKGVIKWCYPRSLNNMSFDVAALRIALSVPLNSVRRYLSRATLIVVPSNLVDHWETQIKKHVRPGQLRVYVWSDHKKPSAHSLAWDYDVIITTFSRLSAEWGPRKKSALMQVHWLRVMLDEGHTLGQSLSLTNKMQMAVSLMASNRWILTGTPTPNTPNSQLSHLQPLLKFLHEESYGRNYKSWEAGILRPFEAKMEEGRSRLLHLLHRCMISARKIDLQTIPPCIKKATFLDFAEEHARSYNELVETVRRNILLADWNDDSHVESLLNRKQWKFRSTTIKNVRLSCCVAGHIKVTDAGEDIQETMDILVEKGLHPMSEEYAFIRYNILYGGNCVRCKEWCRLPVITPCKHLLCLDCVGLDSQRCTYPGCGNLYEMETPDTLTRPENPNPKWPVPKDLIELQPSYKQDDWDPDWQSTSSSKVSYLVRRLKALQEANSKVECPSNDENSPMDTKNLISLPEMGDSKELIQVHGFRRDAKTHETNLDKVLVFSQFLEHIHVIEQQLTIAGIKYAGMYSPMHSSNKMKSLATFQNDASCTVLLMDGSAALGLDLSFVTHVFLMEPIWDRSMEEQVISRAHRMGATRPVHVETLAMRGTIEEQMLEFLQDSDECRRFLKEEAGKSDQGARTQRSLHDFADRNYLSHLGFVRTNPQM from the exons atgGACGACGACGCAACGACGTCGTTCGCCGACCACAAGCTCTGCGGCTTCCTCTACGCCGTTCTCGCCGTCACTTCCCCGGCGGACCCACCCGACCTCCCCTTCGGAACGCGCTTCCGCGCAGCTCCCGACGTCAGTTTCAAATCCCAAAACGACGACGCCGTCGTCCTCTCGCCGGTGCCGGAAAACTCCTCTGATTCGGAGCAATGCGAGGGGGAATTGGGGAGGAGGACGAGGACGAGGAAGAGGAGTATAGGGCTGGTGAATGGGAGCATAAGCGTGGTGCACCAGCTTCACGCTTTGGTGATGAACAAGTGCATCAAGATCGATGCTTTGTTGGTTCGGGTTGAGGCCGCCGGCGTCGGTGGGCAACAACTCAGGGCTGTGCTGCTGGTTGATGTCTATCTTCCGATTGAGTTATGGTGTGGTTGGCAGTTTCCGAAATCGCGGTCTATTGCCGGGGCTCTGTTTCGACACTTGAG TTCTGACTGGGGGGAGAGAAGTGCAATGCTGGCTGACAAAGATTATCTTGAAAATAATCTAGGAGGTGGCAGAAACATATGGAATCTTTCTGACTGTCATGTTTTTGGTTGCAAACTGCATCATAATTTCACTGATTCTTCAAAGAAGAAGCTATTTGAGCTTCATGAAATTTTTAAGAGTTTACCTAGTGTGGCAGAGACAGGAAACCCTAGTTCTGCTAGAATACAACCAGTTGATGACTCCTGTAAAGCTGGTATTTGGGATATATCTGATGACATATTACTAAATATCCTAGCTACACTCAACCCAATGGACCTTGTTAGGGTGTCTGCAACTTGTTGCCATTTGAGAACCTTGGCTGTCTCAATCATGCCATGCATGAAACTTAAATTATTTCCTCATCAGCAGGTAGCAGTTGAATGGATGCTTCAACGTGAGAAAAAGGCTAAAGTTTTGCCCCATCCATTGTATCTGGCTTTCTCAACTGAAGATGGATTTTCTTTCTGTATTAACACTATTTCTGGAGAAATTGTCACTGGCGAAGCTCCCACTATCAGTGATTTTCATGGGGGAATGTTCTGTGATGAACCTGGACTAGGAAAGACCATAACTGCTCTTTCACTGATTCTGAAGACACAAGGAACTCTGGCAACTCCTCCAGATGGGGTACAAGTGAATTGGTGTACACATAATGGAGACCAGAAATGTGGTTATTATGAGCTTGATGGTGATGACGTGGCTGGTAGTAGTATGCTCCCAATAAAGAGGGATATGGGTCAGAAAGCTCAAAATGGTCTTGGCGATTCCAAATACTGCCGATCTAAAAGAGCCAGGCTACTTCTTGATGAGCAAATTCCAGGATTCACCAATTCATGTCCTGGCAAAGTAATGGAAACACCAGCAGCTGCATACTCTAATTCAGCAGTGTGTGTGGTTCGGTGCAGTAGGAGCTTAAGTGGCATAAAAAAAGATCTTCTGCCATCATTTCAAGGAGCATCCAGCTATCCCAAACAAACAAAGGCTGGAAAAAACTCAAGTAGATTGTCCAATGACACCTGGGTTCAGTGTGATGTATGCCGTAAGTGGCGGAAGCTTCCAGAAAGTAGTATTGCTGATGCTAGCGCGCCATGGTTCTGTAGCATGAATTCTGACCCTTTCTACCAGAGTTGTAGTGTTCCTGAAGAATCCTATGATAATTCTGAGCCAATAACGCATTTACTAGGGTTTTACACCAAGGGAACGGCTGGAGGGGAGGAACAAaatgtttcttttttcattaGTGTGCTTAAGGAGAGGTATGCCTTGATAAATTCTATTACAAAGAAAGCCCTATCTTGGTTGGCTAAACTTTCTTCTGACCAGCTGTCAGTAATGGAGACAGTTGGTCTGCGAAGTCCTTTTGTAAGCTCTTGTGTAGAGTTGGGTGATGCCTATCCGTTTCAGGAATTATTTCAAGCATTTGGTCTCAAAAGAAGGGTAGAAAAGGGTGTTATTAAATGGTGTTACCCACGAAGTCTTAACAACATGAGTTTTGATGTTGCTGCTCTCAGAATTGCTCTATCTGTGCCATTGAACTCAGTGAGGCGGTATCTTTCAAGAGCAACTTTAATTGTTGTCCCATCAAATTTAGTTGATCACTGGGAAACGCAAATTAAGAAGCATGTCAGGCCTGGTCAGCTGCGAGTTTATGTGTGGAGTGACCATAAGAAGCCTTCTGCACACAGTCTGGCATGGGACTATGATGTTATCATAACAACATTCAGTCGTTTGAGTGCAGAGTGGGGCCCCCGTAAAAAAAGTGCACTGATGCAAGTGCATTGGCTTAGAGTCATGTTAGATGAGGGGCATACCCTTGGCCAAAGTCTTAGCTTGACAAACAAAATGCAAATGGCAGTTTCATTGATGGCTTCAAACCGTTGGATATTGACGGGAACTCCGACTCCTAATACACCCAATAGTCAACTATCACACCTTCAACCATTGCTCAAGTTCCTTCATGAGGAATCCTATGGGCGGAACTATAAGTCATGGGAAGCTGGGATTCTTAGGCCTTTTGAAGCAAAGATGGAAGAAGGACGATCACGTTTGTTGCATTTACTACATAGGTGCATGATTAGTGCTAGAAAGATAGATTTGCAGACTATTCCACCCTGCATCAAGAAAGCTACTTTTCTTGATTTTGCTGAGGAACATGCCAGAAGTTATAATGAATTGGTAGAGACAGTTAGGCGCAATATACTATTGGCTGACTGGAATGATGATTCTCATGTTGAGAGTCTTCTGAATCGAAAGCAGTGGAAATTTCGAAGTACAACTATCAAAAATGTTAGGCTATCTTGCTGTGTGGCCGGGCATATAAAAGTAACAGATGCTGGCGAAGATATTCAAGAAACAATGGATATTTTAGTTGAAAAGGGTCTACATCCCATGTCAGAGGAGTATGCTTTTATAAGATATAATATTCTTTATGGTGGCAACTGTGTCAG ATGCAAGGAATGGTGTCGTTTACCTGTCATTACGCCGTGCAAGCATCTTTTGTGCCTCGACTGTGTTGGTTTGGACAGTCAGAGGTGTACTTACCCTGGCTGTGGCAACTTATATGAGATGGAAACTCCTGATACACTCACTCGGCCAGAAAATCCAAATCCTAAGTGGCCTGTTCCCAAGGATCTTATTGAGCTACAACCCTCGTATAAACAG GATGACTGGGATCCGGATTGGCAGTCAACATCTAGCAGTAAAGTCTCTTATCTGGTAAGGAGATTGAAAGCATTGCAGGAAGCTAATAGCAAAGTTGAATGCCCTTCAAATGATGAGAATAGTCCCATGGACACCAAAAATCTAATTTCCCTGCCTGAGATGGGTGATTCAAAAGAATTGATACAAGTTCATGGCTTTAGAAGGGATGCCAAGACTCATGAAACAAATTTGGATAAAGTTTTGGTTTTTTCTCAATTTCTTGAGCATATCCATGTCATTGAGCAGCAG TTGACCATTGCTGGTATTAAATATGCTGGGATGTATAGTCCAATGCATTCTAGCAACAAg ATGAAGTCACTGGCTACTTTCCAGAATGATGCTAGCTGCACAGTTCTTTTGATGGATGGAAGTGCTGCATTGGGTCTCGATTTGAGCTTTGTAACGCATGTATTTTTAATGGAACCAATATGGGACAGGAG CATGGAGGAACAAGTCATTAGTCGTGCTCATCGGATGGGTGCTACTCGTCCTGTACACGTGGAAACTCTGGCGATGCGTGGCACTATTGAAGAGCAAATGCTGGAGTTCTTACAG GATTCTGATGAGTGCAGAAGATTTTTGAAGGAAGAGGCTGGAAAATCAGACCAAGGGGCACGAACTCAACGTTCCTTACATGATTTTGCTGACAGAAATTATCTTTCTCATCTTGGATTTGTACGGACAAATCCTCAGATGTAA